A section of the Amycolatopsis sp. AA4 genome encodes:
- a CDS encoding DJ-1/PfpI family protein, protein MLRAQFVLFDGFDPLDVVAPFEVLTAGSDFLGGKLAVELVSADGPGVVRSGNPGLTLTATAAFDPDAPGYVLVPGAAGPVDGDPDTGVETIPVLLSRFASGDAMPLLRRAFDNPDSTVVTICGGSLALAMAGLLEGRAATTHVLGIDLLEATGAKAVRARVVDDGDLISGGGVTSGLDVALYVLERDFGSPAALAVEELFEYERRGTTWKASH, encoded by the coding sequence ATGCTTCGGGCCCAGTTCGTGCTCTTCGACGGGTTCGACCCGCTCGACGTCGTCGCTCCGTTCGAGGTCCTGACGGCGGGAAGCGACTTCCTCGGCGGCAAGCTCGCCGTCGAACTCGTGAGCGCGGACGGTCCCGGCGTGGTGCGCTCCGGCAATCCCGGGCTCACCCTGACCGCGACCGCCGCGTTCGACCCGGACGCGCCCGGCTACGTCCTCGTCCCGGGAGCCGCCGGCCCGGTCGACGGCGACCCGGACACCGGCGTGGAGACCATCCCCGTCCTGCTGTCGCGCTTCGCGTCGGGCGACGCGATGCCCTTGCTGCGGCGCGCGTTCGACAATCCGGACAGCACGGTCGTGACCATCTGCGGGGGTTCGCTCGCGCTGGCGATGGCGGGTCTGCTCGAAGGCCGCGCCGCGACTACGCATGTGCTCGGCATCGACCTGCTCGAAGCGACCGGAGCGAAGGCCGTCCGCGCCCGCGTCGTGGACGACGGCGACTTGATCAGCGGCGGCGGGGTCACTTCGGGGCTCGATGTGGCGCTTTACGTGCTGGAGCGAGATTTCGGTTCACCGGCCGCGCTCGCCGTCGAGGAGCTTTTCGAATACGAACGCCGCGGCACCACCTGGAAAGCTTCGCACTGA
- a CDS encoding GlxA family transcriptional regulator, which translates to MYTTAVLAVPDAIPFDLATPIETFGRVRLPDGRSGYRTFVAGPEREIAAGPLRLTVDEGLDALQRADLIVVPGRNNPLAPTPPVVLDALRAAADRGTRIASICVGAFTLAEAGLLDGRDATTHWLAADEFARRYPAVRVNPDVLYTDNGKILTSAGAVAGIDLCLHIVQNDYGTAVAADAARLAVAPLHRPGGQAQYIVRNRAPRRPTTLGQVLPWIEENAYRDLALADIAEAAGLSVRTLTRRFKEETGQSPMQWVAGVRIRQAQELLETTEHTVDRIAAQTGFPTTSNFRSQFGQVVGVTPGAYRKVFRPGPNRSAD; encoded by the coding sequence ATGTACACCACAGCGGTGCTGGCCGTCCCGGACGCGATCCCCTTCGATCTGGCCACGCCGATCGAAACCTTCGGGCGCGTGCGACTGCCCGACGGCCGCTCGGGATACCGCACGTTCGTCGCCGGTCCGGAGCGCGAGATCGCGGCAGGCCCGTTGCGGCTGACCGTCGACGAGGGCCTGGACGCCCTCCAGCGCGCCGACCTTATCGTGGTGCCCGGACGGAACAACCCGCTGGCGCCGACTCCGCCGGTCGTCCTGGACGCATTGCGCGCGGCCGCGGACCGCGGCACCCGAATCGCGTCGATCTGCGTCGGCGCATTCACGCTCGCCGAAGCAGGATTGCTCGACGGCCGCGACGCGACCACGCATTGGCTCGCCGCCGACGAATTCGCCAGGAGATACCCGGCGGTCCGCGTAAATCCCGACGTGCTTTACACCGACAACGGAAAAATCCTCACTTCGGCGGGCGCGGTGGCCGGAATTGATCTGTGCCTGCACATTGTCCAGAACGATTACGGAACCGCCGTCGCGGCCGACGCCGCCCGCCTTGCCGTCGCGCCATTGCACCGGCCCGGCGGGCAGGCGCAATACATCGTCCGCAACCGCGCGCCCCGCCGCCCGACCACGCTCGGCCAGGTGTTGCCGTGGATCGAGGAAAACGCCTACCGCGACCTCGCTCTCGCCGACATCGCCGAAGCGGCCGGGCTCAGCGTGCGCACGCTCACCCGGAGATTCAAGGAGGAAACCGGCCAAAGCCCCATGCAATGGGTGGCCGGGGTGCGCATCCGGCAGGCGCAGGAATTGCTCGAAACCACCGAGCACACCGTCGACCGGATCGCCGCGCAGACCGGATTCCCCACGACGAGCAACTTCCGTTCCCAGTTCGGCCAAGTGGTCGGCGTGACGCCCGGCGCCTACCGGAAGGTATTCCGGCCGGGGCCGAATCGCTCAGCCGATTAG
- a CDS encoding ABC transporter permease, with the protein MTEPHAAATRAEPAPGGGPWRRGLQALLGNSRVMVSAAVLAVIVVLCLLAPLYASHISGTDPFVADPVGTTVLDDGTVVPLLQPAPQGVGVLPLGPTGQAHFLLGADGDGRDIAARILYGGRNTLVIGVLAGLVACAGGLVVGLLAGYVGGVVDGVLSRILDVVWAFPVLMLAISISAISFASGISLGFVRVSSGSLALPVLIIGVVYVPYVARPVRGAVLSVRAADYVGAATSYGAGHGRIIRREILPNVLSRVVVLFPLMVATAMLLESGLSFLGIGVHPPAASWGTIIEDGTQLLRNRPLMAIVPGALLATTVCVLNILGDAIRDAFDPKAELRMRAR; encoded by the coding sequence GTGACCGAGCCCCATGCTGCCGCGACGCGAGCGGAACCGGCGCCCGGCGGCGGACCGTGGCGACGCGGCCTCCAAGCCTTGCTCGGCAACTCCCGGGTGATGGTCTCGGCCGCGGTGCTGGCCGTGATCGTGGTGCTGTGCCTGCTCGCCCCCCTCTACGCCAGCCACATCTCCGGCACTGACCCGTTCGTCGCCGACCCGGTCGGCACCACCGTGCTCGACGACGGGACCGTGGTGCCGCTGCTGCAACCCGCGCCGCAAGGCGTCGGTGTGCTGCCGCTCGGCCCGACCGGGCAGGCGCATTTCCTGCTCGGCGCGGACGGCGACGGTCGCGACATCGCCGCGCGGATCCTGTACGGCGGACGGAACACGCTGGTGATCGGGGTGCTCGCCGGCCTCGTCGCCTGTGCCGGCGGCCTGGTGGTCGGGCTGCTCGCCGGGTACGTCGGCGGGGTCGTCGACGGCGTGCTGTCCCGGATCCTCGACGTCGTGTGGGCGTTTCCGGTGCTGATGCTGGCGATTTCGATTTCCGCGATCAGCTTCGCGTCCGGGATCAGCCTCGGTTTCGTCCGGGTCAGTTCCGGCAGCCTCGCGCTGCCGGTCCTGATTATCGGAGTGGTCTACGTGCCTTATGTCGCGCGGCCGGTGCGCGGCGCGGTGCTGTCCGTGCGCGCCGCGGACTACGTCGGCGCGGCCACGTCCTACGGCGCCGGGCACGGGCGGATCATCCGCCGGGAGATCCTGCCGAACGTGCTGTCCCGCGTGGTCGTGCTGTTCCCGCTGATGGTGGCGACCGCGATGCTGCTGGAATCCGGCCTCTCGTTCCTCGGCATCGGCGTGCATCCGCCCGCCGCGAGCTGGGGCACGATCATCGAGGACGGCACCCAGCTGCTGCGCAACCGGCCGCTGATGGCGATCGTGCCCGGCGCGCTGCTCGCGACCACCGTCTGCGTGCTGAACATCCTCGGCGACGCGATCCGGGACGCCTTCGACCCGAAGGCCGAACTGCGGATGCGTGCGCGGTGA
- a CDS encoding ABC transporter permease yields MIAYVVRRVFSAAGVLIAVSVLVFLIFFKTPGVDPARQIAGKQATPQVIAQIRTDFGLDKPLPVQYFAMIKRLVIDRDLVSYTDRGPVLSRVAKAVPVTLSLVGGAAVLWLLLALGAGTLAAVFRGRAVDPLLMGLGLVGMSLPVYWLGGVVNLLTQGTWHTSVFSWLPELGYTPINVDPLKWFGQLLFPWITLAIGTAGLYARVLRADLIEVDRSEFVLTARAKGLSESRVLFRHVLRNSLIPFVSLFGLDLGAMLGGAAVLTEQVFGLPGVGNLTFHSLSRFDLPVLMAVTLYGAFAVVLVNLLVDLGYAALDPRIRVR; encoded by the coding sequence GTGATCGCCTACGTCGTGCGCCGCGTGTTCTCCGCGGCGGGCGTGCTGATCGCGGTGAGCGTCCTGGTGTTCCTGATCTTCTTCAAAACCCCGGGCGTCGACCCGGCGCGGCAGATCGCGGGCAAACAGGCGACCCCGCAGGTGATCGCGCAGATCCGGACCGACTTCGGCCTCGACAAACCGTTGCCGGTGCAGTACTTCGCCATGATAAAACGCCTGGTCATCGACCGGGACCTGGTCTCTTACACCGATCGCGGCCCGGTGCTCTCCCGCGTGGCCAAGGCGGTCCCGGTGACGCTGTCGCTGGTCGGCGGCGCTGCGGTGCTCTGGCTGCTGCTCGCGCTCGGCGCGGGCACGCTCGCCGCGGTTTTCCGCGGCCGTGCGGTCGATCCGCTGCTGATGGGCCTCGGCCTGGTCGGCATGTCGCTTCCGGTGTACTGGCTAGGCGGCGTGGTTAATCTGCTCACCCAGGGCACCTGGCATACCAGCGTCTTCAGCTGGCTGCCGGAACTCGGCTACACGCCGATCAACGTCGACCCGCTGAAGTGGTTCGGGCAGCTGCTGTTCCCGTGGATCACGCTGGCGATCGGCACCGCCGGCCTGTACGCGCGGGTGCTGCGGGCCGACCTGATCGAGGTCGACCGGTCCGAGTTCGTGCTCACCGCGCGGGCGAAAGGACTTTCCGAATCCCGCGTGCTGTTCCGGCACGTGCTGCGGAACTCGCTGATCCCGTTCGTCAGCCTCTTCGGCCTCGACCTCGGAGCCATGCTCGGCGGGGCCGCGGTGCTCACCGAGCAGGTCTTCGGCCTGCCCGGGGTCGGCAACCTCACCTTCCACTCGCTCAGCCGATTCGACCTGCCGGTGCTGATGGCCGTGACGCTGTACGGCGCGTTCGCCGTCGTGCTGGTGAACCTCCTGGTCGACCTCGGTTACGCGGCCTTGGACCCGAGGATCCGAGTGCGATGA
- a CDS encoding ABC transporter ATP-binding protein → MTSRPAKVLSAEGLTVEFRTRNGLVRVVDDVSFELAEGETLGVVGESGSGKSVTMLALLGLLRDGNAIVRGRVWFDGQDLLALPPKRMRGYRGDRIAMIFQDPMTSLNPVYRVGWQIAEQIRQHQRIGIRAARRRAVELLDLVGIPSPDARARDYPHQFSGGMRQRVMIAMALSCEPDVLIADEPTTALDVSVQAQILRIIRDLSARTGTSVILITHDLGVLAGIASRVQVMYAGRIVEQAPTAQLFARPRHPYTVGLLGSIPRLDVPRPARLPSIEGLPPLAADLGPGCAFAPRCPEAEAVCVRKRPVLLPSAAEHLDACLLRHASPPDEKRTA, encoded by the coding sequence ATGACGAGCCGGCCCGCGAAAGTCCTGTCCGCCGAAGGCCTGACCGTGGAGTTCCGCACGCGCAACGGCTTGGTGCGCGTGGTGGACGATGTGTCGTTCGAATTGGCCGAAGGCGAAACCCTCGGCGTGGTGGGCGAATCCGGGTCCGGGAAGTCGGTCACCATGCTCGCGCTGCTGGGCCTGCTCCGCGACGGCAACGCGATCGTTCGCGGCCGCGTCTGGTTCGACGGCCAGGATCTCCTCGCCCTGCCGCCGAAGCGGATGCGCGGCTACCGGGGCGACCGGATCGCGATGATCTTCCAGGACCCGATGACGTCGCTGAACCCGGTGTACCGCGTGGGATGGCAGATCGCCGAGCAGATACGCCAGCACCAGCGCATTGGCATTCGAGCCGCCCGCCGCCGCGCGGTCGAACTGCTCGACCTCGTCGGCATCCCGAGCCCGGACGCTCGCGCGCGGGACTATCCGCACCAGTTCTCCGGCGGCATGCGGCAGCGGGTGATGATCGCGATGGCGCTGTCCTGCGAACCCGACGTCCTGATCGCCGACGAGCCGACCACCGCGCTGGACGTTTCGGTGCAGGCCCAGATCCTGCGCATCATCCGCGACCTGAGCGCGCGCACCGGCACCAGCGTCATCCTGATCACGCACGACCTCGGGGTGCTCGCCGGAATCGCGTCGCGAGTGCAGGTGATGTACGCCGGACGGATCGTCGAGCAGGCGCCGACCGCGCAGCTGTTCGCCCGGCCGCGGCATCCGTACACCGTCGGGCTGCTCGGCTCGATCCCCCGCCTGGACGTGCCGCGGCCGGCCCGGCTGCCGTCCATCGAGGGGCTGCCCCCGCTCGCGGCCGACCTCGGACCGGGCTGTGCGTTCGCGCCGCGATGTCCGGAGGCGGAGGCGGTCTGCGTCCGGAAACGGCCGGTACTGCTGCCGTCGGCGGCGGAGCATCTCGACGCCTGCCTGCTGCGGCACGCGTCGCCCCCGGACGAGAAGAGAACCGCCTGA
- a CDS encoding ABC transporter ATP-binding protein yields the protein MAELLRTTDLVKWFPVRRNRLGRPGRLRAVDGVSLSVRRGETLGLVGESGCGKSTLGRCLVRLYRPSSGSIAFDGREISRTGRRGLRPVRRSVQMIFQDPYASLNPRRRIGDSVAEPLRVHRLPATRADLAELLALTGLSAELADRFPHELSGGQRQRAVIARALALRPRVVVADEPVSALDVSVQAQILNLFDDLKERLGLTYVFIAHDLGVVRHTSDRVAVMYLGRIVEQAPVAEIFAAPRHPYTAALLASVPIPDPAAGADWRDTTLAGDVPSPLDPPSGCRFHPRCPRATSVCRTTEPLLITENEGHEVACHHPLAPAVQLTPTEPKAARDD from the coding sequence ATGGCCGAACTGCTGCGGACGACTGACCTGGTCAAATGGTTCCCGGTACGGCGAAACCGGCTGGGCCGCCCCGGTCGGCTGCGTGCCGTCGACGGGGTTTCGCTGTCCGTGCGGCGCGGCGAAACGCTCGGGCTCGTCGGCGAATCCGGCTGCGGCAAGTCCACCCTCGGCCGGTGCCTCGTCCGCCTGTACCGGCCGAGCAGCGGGTCGATCGCCTTCGACGGCAGAGAGATCAGCCGGACCGGCCGGCGCGGGCTGCGTCCCGTCCGCCGCTCGGTGCAGATGATCTTCCAGGACCCGTACGCCAGCTTGAACCCCCGCCGCCGGATCGGCGATTCGGTCGCCGAACCGCTGCGCGTGCACCGCCTTCCCGCGACGCGCGCGGACCTCGCCGAACTCCTTGCCCTGACGGGACTTTCCGCCGAACTGGCCGACCGGTTCCCGCACGAACTGTCCGGCGGCCAGCGGCAGCGCGCGGTCATCGCGCGGGCACTGGCGCTGCGGCCGCGGGTCGTGGTCGCCGACGAACCGGTGTCCGCGCTCGACGTCTCGGTGCAGGCGCAGATCCTGAACCTGTTCGACGACCTCAAGGAACGGCTCGGCCTCACCTACGTGTTCATCGCGCACGACCTCGGCGTCGTCCGGCACACCTCCGACCGGGTCGCGGTGATGTATCTCGGCCGGATCGTCGAACAGGCCCCGGTCGCTGAGATCTTTGCCGCGCCGCGCCATCCCTACACCGCGGCGCTGCTGGCGTCCGTGCCGATCCCGGATCCGGCGGCGGGCGCGGATTGGCGGGACACGACGCTCGCCGGGGACGTGCCCAGCCCGCTCGACCCGCCGAGCGGCTGCCGGTTCCACCCGCGCTGCCCGCGCGCGACCAGCGTGTGCCGGACGACGGAACCGTTGCTGATCACGGAAAACGAGGGACACGAAGTCGCCTGCCACCATCCGCTCGCCCCGGCGGTCCAGCTGACGCCGACCGAACCCAAGGCCGCACGCGATGACTAG
- a CDS encoding LysR family transcriptional regulator, with the protein MTSTDTGRSARPTLPQLAALIAISATGSFAGAATALGCTQSAVSQRVASLERGLGVLLVHRSRQQRRVSLTEAGDTLVAAAEQVGGILSVALSQVETIRKGLNATVRIGLFTSASERVIPPMMAALRRQPVDYRIELVELDQQAEVSRLVRNGDIDLAFVKLPIADPALLTAELLTDPFVLLLPAGAAPVSLGRLAGLPLIGLRGQRDPMEIWAASVGAELNWVLEMETNHAVEAMVAAGLGCGAVPRLTLGGRTPGVRRISLAGIVPARTVGIAWRRYHPRLAFIRGVIEIIQRVCARSAEILPPVDREGVAR; encoded by the coding sequence ATGACTAGCACCGACACCGGCCGCTCCGCCCGCCCGACCCTCCCCCAGCTCGCCGCGCTCATCGCCATCTCCGCCACCGGCTCCTTCGCCGGAGCCGCCACCGCACTCGGCTGCACCCAGTCCGCGGTGAGCCAACGGGTCGCGAGCCTGGAACGCGGCCTCGGAGTCCTCCTCGTGCACCGGTCCCGCCAGCAGCGCCGCGTGTCGCTCACCGAAGCGGGCGACACCCTGGTCGCCGCCGCGGAGCAGGTCGGCGGGATCCTCTCGGTCGCGCTGAGCCAGGTGGAAACGATCCGCAAGGGTCTCAACGCGACGGTCCGGATCGGTTTGTTCACCAGCGCGAGCGAGCGGGTGATCCCACCGATGATGGCGGCACTGCGGCGGCAGCCGGTCGACTACCGGATCGAACTCGTCGAACTGGACCAGCAGGCCGAAGTTTCCCGGCTGGTGCGCAACGGCGACATCGACCTCGCCTTCGTGAAGCTGCCGATCGCCGACCCGGCGCTGCTCACCGCGGAACTCCTCACCGACCCGTTCGTGCTGCTCCTGCCTGCCGGGGCCGCTCCGGTGTCGCTCGGCCGACTCGCCGGGCTGCCGTTGATCGGCCTGCGCGGACAGCGCGATCCGATGGAGATCTGGGCCGCGTCCGTCGGCGCGGAGCTGAACTGGGTGCTGGAGATGGAAACCAACCACGCCGTCGAGGCGATGGTCGCCGCCGGGCTCGGCTGCGGTGCGGTGCCCCGGCTCACCCTCGGCGGCCGAACTCCCGGCGTGCGAAGGATTTCCCTCGCCGGCATCGTCCCGGCACGGACCGTCGGGATCGCTTGGCGGCGCTATCACCCGCGGCTGGCGTTCATTCGCGGAGTCATCGAGATCATCCAGCGGGTGTGCGCCCGTTCGGCGGAGATCCTGCCCCCGGTCGACCGCGAGGGAGTGGCGCGATGA
- a CDS encoding ABC transporter substrate-binding protein → MKRKRAVLASLLLLAASGCAVDDTLDLTSVAPGDHGHQGGIEVLLSSGNIGTADPMVNFSTSSWTLFTATYDGLTAFTKSGPETGQHVAPDLVTEIPKPTADGLKWTFTLRSGIRFSDGREVRPKDVKASFERMFKVHGPTTSSQFDVLAGAKECLDTPETCDLSKGIAIDEATRAITFTLTEPDPELPQQLGQPLASILPADTPPADLGSDVSKLRSTGPYYWASYDPTDRVVLKRNPYFRSWSPLAAPEGYPDQIVQKFGLEPTDQVTAVINGQADLASDQPPPDRLNEISVDHPRQLHTDQLGHVWYWALNTRIPPFDHLKARQAVNYAFDRNSAVLQAGGPGLAIPTCQVLVPNIPGYQQYCPWTSNPAPNGRGPWRGPDLVKAKRLVAESGTAGAAVSVVPGNNRMHIAMGEYLQTLLTDLGYRATLKPMDEGLQYPFVQNSGNHVEAALTDWSQDYPAASDFLKVLTSCAAFVPNSDASPNIGGFCDPAVDARMTEALRLANTDPDAANARWAEIDRAVTDQAPWISMYVPKWIDFTSARLGNYRFSGQFGFLPGVAWLR, encoded by the coding sequence ATGAAACGGAAACGGGCGGTGCTCGCGTCGTTGCTGCTCCTCGCCGCGAGCGGATGCGCAGTGGACGACACGCTGGACCTGACGTCGGTCGCGCCCGGCGATCACGGCCATCAGGGCGGGATCGAGGTGCTGCTGTCCTCGGGCAACATCGGCACCGCCGATCCGATGGTCAACTTCTCGACCTCGTCGTGGACGCTCTTCACCGCGACCTACGACGGCCTCACCGCGTTCACCAAGTCCGGCCCGGAAACCGGGCAGCACGTGGCCCCGGACCTCGTCACCGAAATCCCGAAGCCCACCGCCGACGGTCTCAAGTGGACGTTCACCCTGCGGTCCGGGATCCGGTTCAGCGACGGCCGCGAGGTCCGGCCGAAGGACGTCAAGGCGTCGTTCGAGCGGATGTTCAAGGTGCACGGCCCGACGACTTCCTCGCAATTCGACGTCCTCGCCGGCGCGAAGGAATGCCTCGACACCCCGGAAACCTGCGATCTGTCGAAAGGCATCGCGATCGACGAGGCGACCCGCGCGATCACTTTCACCCTGACCGAACCGGATCCCGAACTCCCCCAGCAGCTCGGCCAGCCGCTCGCGTCGATCCTGCCCGCGGACACCCCGCCGGCCGACCTCGGTTCGGACGTGTCGAAACTGCGCTCGACCGGCCCGTATTACTGGGCGAGCTACGATCCGACCGATCGCGTCGTGCTGAAACGCAATCCGTATTTCCGCTCCTGGTCGCCGCTCGCCGCGCCCGAGGGATATCCGGACCAGATCGTGCAGAAATTCGGCCTCGAACCGACCGACCAGGTCACCGCGGTGATCAACGGGCAGGCCGATCTCGCGTCCGACCAGCCGCCGCCGGACCGGCTGAACGAGATCAGCGTCGACCATCCTCGGCAATTGCACACCGACCAGCTCGGGCACGTCTGGTATTGGGCGCTGAACACTCGCATTCCTCCGTTCGACCACCTCAAGGCCCGGCAGGCGGTCAATTACGCGTTCGACCGCAATTCGGCGGTGCTGCAGGCGGGCGGCCCCGGGCTGGCGATCCCGACCTGCCAGGTCCTGGTCCCGAACATCCCCGGCTATCAGCAGTATTGCCCGTGGACGAGCAACCCGGCCCCGAACGGCCGAGGACCGTGGCGCGGGCCCGATCTCGTCAAAGCGAAGCGCCTGGTCGCCGAATCCGGGACCGCCGGAGCCGCGGTTTCCGTCGTGCCGGGAAACAACCGGATGCACATCGCCATGGGCGAATACCTGCAGACCCTGTTGACCGATTTGGGCTATCGTGCGACACTCAAACCGATGGACGAGGGATTGCAATACCCCTTTGTCCAGAATTCCGGAAACCACGTCGAAGCCGCCTTGACCGACTGGTCCCAGGACTATCCGGCGGCCAGCGATTTCCTGAAAGTGCTGACGTCGTGCGCCGCGTTCGTGCCGAATTCGGACGCGAGCCCGAACATCGGCGGCTTCTGCGATCCGGCCGTCGACGCCCGGATGACCGAGGCGCTGCGGCTGGCCAACACCGACCCGGACGCGGCGAACGCGAGGTGGGCCGAGATCGACCGCGCGGTCACCGACCAGGCCCCGTGGATCTCGATGTACGTGCCGAAATGGATTGATTTCACGTCGGCGCGGCTCGGCAATTACCGGTTCAGCGGCCAATTCGGCTTCCTGCCCGGCGTCGCCTGGCTGCGCTGA
- a CDS encoding M42 family peptidase, whose protein sequence is MPNPDGSPRYAPDAATLRRRLLPLLAARGPSGYEDEPVRAWLDLAGEFADVHVDPLGSGHAVVNPGGSPRITLIGHIDEIGLSVSHIDDAGRLWAVGIGCWDAAILYGQHVVVLAENGRVPGVIGTAPPHLNDGDSTPKMADLWIDIGATSRADAQSVITVGDPVVFGASPVDLRNGRIAAPALDNRLGALAVLEAARATAEASVTAEISAVASVREETSYHGAMGAVYATEPNFALAIDTTFASDIPEDGIEHKTGDHRLGSGPAIGRGAVTDEPMARSLRTLAKELGIPYTIEAYGDESGSDADAMAAVAAGIRCGVLNIPIRHMHSSGEVADLADLAGTIDLATAFCLAGGTR, encoded by the coding sequence ATGCCGAACCCCGACGGTTCCCCGCGATACGCGCCCGACGCCGCCACGTTGCGCCGGCGTCTCCTGCCGCTGCTCGCCGCGCGCGGGCCCTCCGGCTACGAGGACGAACCAGTGCGCGCCTGGCTCGACCTGGCGGGCGAATTCGCGGACGTGCACGTCGATCCGCTCGGCAGCGGCCACGCGGTCGTGAATCCGGGCGGCAGTCCGCGGATCACGCTGATCGGGCACATCGACGAGATCGGGCTGAGCGTCAGCCACATCGACGACGCCGGACGGCTGTGGGCGGTCGGGATCGGCTGCTGGGACGCCGCGATCCTGTACGGCCAGCACGTCGTGGTGCTCGCCGAAAACGGCCGCGTGCCCGGCGTGATCGGCACCGCGCCGCCGCACTTGAACGACGGGGATTCGACGCCGAAAATGGCCGATTTGTGGATCGACATCGGCGCCACCAGCCGTGCCGACGCGCAATCGGTGATCACGGTCGGCGACCCGGTGGTGTTCGGCGCGTCCCCGGTCGACCTGCGCAACGGTCGGATCGCCGCCCCGGCCTTGGACAACCGGCTCGGCGCCTTGGCCGTCCTCGAAGCGGCCCGCGCGACGGCCGAGGCGTCGGTCACCGCTGAGATCTCCGCGGTCGCGAGCGTGCGCGAGGAAACGAGTTACCACGGCGCGATGGGAGCCGTTTACGCGACGGAACCGAATTTCGCGCTCGCGATCGACACGACGTTCGCCAGCGACATCCCGGAAGACGGCATCGAACACAAAACGGGCGACCACCGGCTCGGCTCCGGCCCGGCGATCGGCCGCGGCGCGGTCACCGACGAACCGATGGCCCGCAGTTTGCGCACGCTGGCCAAGGAACTCGGAATCCCTTACACCATCGAGGCTTACGGCGACGAAAGCGGATCCGACGCCGATGCCATGGCAGCTGTCGCCGCTGGCATCCGCTGCGGCGTCCTCAATATCCCCATCCGGCACATGCACAGTTCCGGCGAGGTGGCGGATCTCGCCGATCTGGCCGGCACGATCGATCTCGCCACCGCGTTCTGCCTCGCCGGAGGCACCCGATGA
- a CDS encoding LysR family transcriptional regulator — protein sequence MIGAERRNRLGRVVLDAIWSDGGRLTLLQLRALYAVANEGSFAAAAVALGCSQPAVSQRIASIERRLGVVLVRRTSGQRQVRLTDAGVALVNAAEQVQVILRTATRHIQDMRDGREPTVRIGVFSSVAVRVMPLVLAATRTQRLPCRIKPVEVDDDVRLQELLRYGEIDIAFVIFPLQSGEAHGLELFSDPFILLAPRTAPLASVARVRPADLRGLPMVCLTSEQLEVAAELRRQGIEPNWVFGTDKIHVVEPLVAADVGYSIVPQLALGQRHPGVMRFSLSEIVSPREIGIAWPPHHPRLGLLLRVADVIRGVCADPADILPPIDEPGCASREPAVLRLQ from the coding sequence ATGATCGGCGCGGAACGACGGAACCGGCTCGGCCGGGTGGTGCTGGACGCCATCTGGTCCGACGGCGGCCGCCTGACCCTGCTGCAGCTGAGAGCGCTGTACGCGGTCGCGAACGAAGGCTCGTTCGCGGCCGCGGCGGTCGCGCTCGGCTGCAGCCAGCCCGCGGTCAGCCAGCGCATCGCGTCGATCGAACGGCGGCTCGGCGTCGTGCTGGTCCGCCGGACGTCCGGGCAACGCCAGGTGCGGCTCACCGACGCCGGGGTCGCGCTGGTCAACGCGGCCGAACAGGTGCAGGTCATCCTCCGCACCGCGACGAGGCACATCCAGGACATGCGCGACGGCCGCGAACCGACCGTCCGGATCGGCGTGTTCTCGAGCGTCGCGGTGCGGGTGATGCCGCTGGTGCTGGCCGCGACGCGCACGCAGCGCCTGCCGTGCCGGATCAAACCCGTCGAGGTGGACGACGACGTCCGCCTGCAGGAACTGCTGCGCTACGGCGAGATCGACATCGCGTTCGTCATCTTCCCGCTGCAAAGCGGCGAAGCACACGGACTGGAGCTGTTCAGCGACCCGTTCATCCTGCTCGCGCCCCGCACCGCGCCGCTGGCGTCGGTCGCCCGGGTCCGGCCCGCGGACCTGCGCGGCCTGCCCATGGTGTGCCTGACCAGCGAACAACTCGAGGTCGCCGCGGAACTGCGCCGCCAGGGCATCGAGCCGAACTGGGTTTTCGGCACGGACAAGATCCACGTCGTGGAACCGCTGGTGGCCGCGGACGTCGGGTATTCGATCGTGCCGCAGCTCGCGCTGGGCCAGCGGCACCCCGGCGTCATGCGGTTCTCGCTGAGCGAGATCGTGTCGCCGCGGGAGATCGGGATCGCCTGGCCGCCGCACCACCCCCGGCTCGGTTTGCTGCTCCGGGTCGCGGACGTGATCCGCGGCGTGTGCGCCGATCCGGCGGACATCCTGCCGCCGATCGACGAACCCGGGTGCGCTTCCCGGGAACCGGCGGTGCTGCGGCTTCAATGA